The Kitasatospora sp. NBC_00374 genome has a segment encoding these proteins:
- a CDS encoding 3-hydroxybutyryl-CoA dehydrogenase, which yields MNEIRRVAVVGAGQMGSGIAEVFARAGLDTVVCERGPDALRAARARIDRALHHAVERGRLSPAGREDAWAHLLFADDLEALADRQLVVEAVVEDEPVKTEVLAALDKVLADEQAVLATNTSAIPVTRLGIATDRASHVLGLHFFNPAPVMPLVELVSSLHTDQTVLNRVDSFVQDTLRKHVIRSRDRAGFVVNALLVPYLLSAIRMAEAGHATAADIDAGMVHGCAHPMGPLQLADLIGLDTVQAIAESLYEEYKEPLYAPPPLLSRMVEAGLLGRKSGRGFHRHRTA from the coding sequence GTGAACGAGATCCGAAGGGTGGCCGTGGTCGGCGCCGGGCAGATGGGCTCCGGCATCGCCGAGGTCTTCGCCCGCGCCGGCCTGGACACCGTCGTCTGCGAGCGCGGCCCGGACGCGCTGCGCGCGGCCCGCGCCCGGATCGACCGCGCCCTGCACCACGCGGTCGAACGCGGCCGGCTCAGCCCGGCCGGGCGCGAGGACGCCTGGGCGCACCTGCTCTTCGCCGACGATCTGGAGGCGCTGGCCGACCGCCAGTTGGTGGTCGAGGCCGTGGTCGAGGACGAGCCCGTCAAGACGGAGGTGCTCGCCGCCCTGGACAAGGTGCTGGCGGACGAGCAGGCCGTCCTCGCCACCAACACCTCCGCCATCCCGGTCACCCGGCTCGGCATCGCCACCGACCGCGCCTCGCACGTCCTCGGCCTGCACTTCTTCAACCCGGCGCCGGTCATGCCGCTGGTGGAACTGGTCTCCTCCCTGCACACCGACCAGACCGTCCTCAACCGGGTCGACAGCTTCGTCCAGGACACCCTCCGCAAGCACGTCATCCGCTCCCGCGACCGGGCCGGCTTCGTCGTCAACGCCCTCCTGGTCCCCTACCTACTGTCCGCGATCCGGATGGCCGAGGCCGGCCACGCCACCGCCGCCGACATCGACGCCGGCATGGTGCACGGCTGCGCCCACCCCATGGGCCCGCTCCAACTCGCCGACCTGATCGGCCTGGACACCGTCCAGGCCATCGCCGAGTCGCTGTACGAGGAGTACAAGGAACCGCTGTACGCTCCGCCGCCGCTGCTGTCGCGGATGGTCGAGGCCGGACTGCTCGGCCGCAAGTCGGGACGTGGCTTCCATCGCCACCGGACGGCCTGA
- a CDS encoding beta-ketoacyl synthase, with the protein MSTRAVAVTGLGLITPAGFGVAANWERFCDGLPTARPDPGLAGLAVDFSCRAADFDPHALLGGRLARRLDRFAQLAVLAAREAVADAGLDPARWDGDRVGVVLGVSANSVATYQVEYARLEGGRPDRVSPLMLPRSIPNMAAGEVGLDLGARGPSLVASTACASGTTALGLACDLLRSGDCDLVLAGGTDSPCSPMVATAFDRLGALSRRRHDPAGASRPFDADRDGFVLGEGAGVLVLERVEHARARGVRPRAYLAGRGAAGDAYHFTAPSPGGEGLARAVEAAIADAGLVPSEIGHVNAHGTGTALNDPVEAAALHRVFRRPPPVTANKSVIGHTMGAAGAIEAALTVLTLQHQLIPPTANLDRMAEGIDLDVVTKVPRPVALRAAVSVSSGFGGQNAAVVLTTA; encoded by the coding sequence TTGAGCACACGTGCGGTGGCCGTGACCGGGCTGGGGCTGATCACCCCGGCCGGGTTCGGAGTGGCGGCGAACTGGGAGCGGTTCTGCGACGGGCTGCCCACGGCGCGCCCCGACCCCGGACTGGCGGGCCTGGCGGTGGACTTCTCGTGCCGGGCAGCCGACTTCGACCCGCACGCCCTCCTCGGCGGCCGGCTGGCCCGCCGGCTGGACCGCTTCGCCCAACTGGCCGTGCTGGCCGCCCGGGAGGCGGTCGCCGATGCCGGGCTCGACCCGGCGCGGTGGGACGGTGACCGGGTCGGTGTGGTGCTCGGGGTGAGCGCCAACAGCGTCGCCACCTACCAGGTGGAGTACGCCCGGCTGGAGGGGGGCCGGCCCGACCGGGTCTCGCCGCTGATGCTGCCGCGCAGCATTCCGAACATGGCGGCCGGCGAGGTCGGCCTGGACCTCGGCGCCCGCGGGCCGAGCCTGGTCGCCAGCACCGCCTGCGCCTCGGGCACCACCGCCCTCGGCCTGGCCTGCGACCTGCTGCGATCCGGTGACTGCGACCTCGTCCTGGCGGGCGGCACGGACAGCCCGTGCTCCCCGATGGTGGCGACGGCCTTCGACCGGCTGGGCGCGCTCTCCCGGCGCCGGCACGACCCGGCCGGCGCCTCCCGTCCGTTCGACGCCGACCGGGACGGTTTCGTCCTCGGCGAGGGAGCGGGCGTGCTGGTGCTGGAACGGGTGGAGCACGCCCGGGCGCGCGGCGTCCGTCCGCGGGCCTACCTGGCGGGCCGGGGCGCCGCCGGCGACGCGTACCACTTCACCGCCCCCTCCCCGGGCGGCGAGGGGCTGGCCCGCGCTGTCGAGGCCGCGATCGCCGACGCCGGGCTGGTGCCGTCCGAGATCGGACACGTCAACGCGCACGGCACCGGCACCGCGCTGAACGACCCGGTGGAGGCGGCGGCGCTGCACCGGGTCTTCCGCCGTCCGCCGCCGGTCACGGCGAACAAGAGCGTGATCGGCCACACCATGGGCGCGGCCGGCGCGATCGAGGCGGCGCTGACCGTCCTGACCCTGCAGCACCAGCTGATCCCGCCGACCGCCAACCTCGACCGGATGGCCGAGGGGATCGACCTCGACGTGGTCACCAAGGTGCCCCGGCCGGTCGCCCTCCGGGCGGCCGTCTCGGTGTCCAGCGGCTTCGGCGGCCAGAACGCGGCCGTCGTGCTGACCACCGCCTGA
- a CDS encoding SGNH/GDSL hydrolase family protein: MTTPARERTSCADRPVRRGGLLARARVAGARLYCRLLMSRPPADWSVPYADGRYGPVAPADDRPLTLLMLGDSLAQSLGARHREETIGARLAHALGEHLDRPVDLRVLARVGATTAGARRQAARASALRPGVAVLIIGGNDVLLPRPLGRSARSFAHLVHGLREEGWQPVVVPCPNPGYGPGFRAPARWLGAHRARRLARLQLRAAERAGAVPAPSSGTEFRDRAHELLGPDGVHPCARGYAEHAERMLPSLLAAARLFDPTEVVPR, encoded by the coding sequence ATGACCACCCCAGCGAGGGAACGTACGTCCTGCGCCGACCGCCCCGTGCGCCGCGGCGGCCTGCTCGCCCGAGCCCGGGTCGCCGGTGCCCGCCTCTACTGCCGCCTGCTGATGTCCCGTCCGCCCGCCGACTGGTCCGTCCCGTACGCCGACGGGCGGTACGGACCGGTTGCGCCCGCCGACGACCGGCCGCTCACCCTGCTGATGCTCGGGGACTCGCTCGCCCAGAGCCTCGGCGCCCGCCATCGCGAGGAGACGATCGGCGCCCGGCTGGCCCACGCCCTCGGCGAGCACCTCGACCGGCCGGTGGACCTGCGGGTACTGGCCCGGGTGGGCGCCACCACGGCGGGCGCCCGTCGGCAGGCCGCCCGGGCGTCCGCCCTGCGGCCCGGCGTGGCCGTGCTGATCATCGGAGGCAACGACGTCCTGCTCCCGCGGCCGCTGGGGCGCTCCGCCCGGAGCTTCGCCCACCTGGTCCACGGCCTGCGCGAGGAAGGCTGGCAGCCGGTCGTGGTGCCCTGCCCGAATCCCGGGTACGGCCCGGGCTTCCGGGCACCGGCCCGCTGGCTGGGTGCCCACCGGGCCCGGCGCCTGGCCCGGCTCCAGCTCCGCGCCGCCGAGCGGGCCGGCGCGGTGCCGGCGCCGTCCTCCGGCACCGAGTTCCGCGACCGCGCACACGAACTCCTGGGCCCGGACGGCGTCCACCCCTGCGCGCGGGGGTACGCCGAACACGCGGAGCGGATGCTGCCGAGCCTGCTCGCGGCGGCCCGGCTGTTCGACCCGACCGAGGTGGTGCCGCGCTGA
- a CDS encoding CU044_5270 family protein — protein MTSTPKRQESLDDAELKHLLPAAGAPAAPLGRQRQIEEFLMNEITRTPQTAAPVRPEARSRRRLLIAVPATMAAFALAATVALTTDGTQGAGPAGDARVAAPVVRIAAGDTAALAGAVQRISLAAEAAPDLVLRPGQYVYIESTVSHLVGSVDAGSGTSNVWVDKPHHRQVWHSADGRTGRLIEEGKTPEGGEALESGTGAYLNGPSYDYLRTLPTDPQELLQKIYTETKGAGSGPDQQAFVTIADMVREQAVPGKLAAALYQAAARIPGVVLVDDATDAAGRTGIAIARTNSATGSRDEIIFDRTSYAFLGERSVQVTEAFGVKPGTVTANTAVLKRAVTDAAGQRPGNAQA, from the coding sequence ATGACCAGCACCCCGAAGCGGCAGGAGTCGCTCGACGACGCGGAGCTGAAGCACCTGCTTCCCGCGGCCGGAGCACCGGCCGCCCCGCTCGGCCGGCAGCGCCAGATCGAGGAGTTCCTGATGAACGAGATCACCCGCACCCCCCAAACCGCGGCTCCGGTCCGGCCCGAGGCCAGGAGCCGTCGTCGGCTGCTGATCGCCGTGCCCGCCACGATGGCGGCCTTCGCCCTCGCCGCGACCGTGGCACTCACCACGGACGGCACTCAGGGAGCCGGTCCCGCGGGGGACGCGCGCGTCGCGGCGCCCGTCGTCCGGATCGCGGCCGGCGACACCGCGGCCCTGGCGGGCGCCGTACAGCGGATCTCCCTGGCCGCCGAGGCCGCACCCGACCTCGTCCTGCGCCCGGGCCAGTACGTCTACATCGAGAGCACCGTCTCCCACCTCGTGGGCTCCGTCGACGCGGGTAGCGGCACGTCGAACGTGTGGGTCGACAAGCCCCACCATCGGCAGGTGTGGCACTCGGCCGACGGCCGCACGGGCCGGCTCATCGAGGAGGGCAAGACCCCGGAGGGAGGTGAGGCCCTGGAGTCGGGCACCGGCGCCTACCTGAACGGCCCCTCCTACGACTACCTGCGCACCCTTCCCACCGACCCGCAGGAACTGCTGCAGAAGATCTACACCGAGACCAAGGGAGCCGGCAGCGGACCGGACCAGCAGGCGTTCGTCACCATCGCCGACATGGTCCGCGAACAGGCCGTCCCCGGCAAGCTCGCCGCCGCGCTCTACCAGGCCGCCGCCCGTATTCCCGGAGTCGTCCTGGTCGACGATGCCACCGACGCCGCCGGCCGCACCGGTATCGCCATCGCCCGCACCAACAGTGCCACCGGCTCGCGCGACGAGATCATCTTCGACCGCACCTCCTACGCCTTCCTGGGTGAGCGCAGCGTCCAGGTCACCGAGGCCTTCGGAGTCAAGCCCGGCACCGTCACGGCGAACACCGCCGTTCTGAAGCGCGCCGTCACCGACGCCGCAGGCCAGCGGCCCGGCAACGCGCAGGCCTGA
- a CDS encoding RNA polymerase sigma factor, producing MHERIRAGDPGAFRQLFQEHSQAVLAHAVRVSGDRAGAEDVMAVVFLEAWRLREKLRDEGSTPRPWLMGITVNVLRNRARAARRHAAALARMPLAEPAPDFADELVGRLADHEQLLAAKAALERLRRGEREVFSLCVWAGLSYPEAAAALGIPVGTVRSRLSRARTRLRALADKELRQASKTLREPLRAVGQVQGGRMVPARSDKEWNG from the coding sequence ATGCACGAACGGATCAGAGCCGGGGATCCCGGCGCCTTCCGGCAGCTGTTCCAGGAACACTCGCAGGCGGTCCTGGCGCATGCCGTCCGGGTGAGCGGGGATCGCGCCGGCGCCGAGGACGTCATGGCAGTGGTCTTCCTGGAGGCGTGGCGGCTGCGGGAGAAGCTCCGCGATGAGGGGAGCACACCCCGCCCCTGGCTGATGGGCATCACTGTCAACGTGCTGCGCAACCGGGCCCGGGCCGCCCGCCGGCATGCCGCCGCCCTCGCCCGGATGCCGCTCGCCGAACCCGCCCCGGACTTCGCCGACGAGCTGGTCGGCCGCCTCGCCGACCACGAGCAGCTTCTGGCCGCCAAGGCGGCGTTGGAGAGACTCCGTCGTGGGGAGCGCGAGGTGTTCTCGCTGTGCGTGTGGGCCGGCCTGAGCTACCCCGAGGCCGCCGCGGCGCTGGGCATCCCGGTCGGCACCGTGCGCTCAAGGCTCTCCAGGGCCCGCACCCGGTTGCGTGCCCTGGCCGACAAGGAACTGCGGCAGGCCTCGAAGACTCTGCGGGAACCCCTGCGGGCAGTCGGACAAGTACAGGGTGGCCGGATGGTTCCGGCCCGGTCGGACAAGGAGTGGAACGGATGA
- the aceA gene encoding isocitrate lyase, translating to MTQSVRQQQEQQAARLAARWASDPRWAGVERTYTAADVVRLSGTVREEHTLARRGAERLWRQLHEQDYIHALGALTGGQAVQMVKAGLQAIYLSGWQVAADANQAGQTYPDQSVYPANSVPQVVRRINNALLRADEIDAAEGSDGPDWLVPIVADAEAGFGGPLNAFELTKGMIAAGAAGIHYEDQLASEKKCGHLGGKVLVPTAQHVRTLNAARLAADIADVPTLIVARTDALAANLLTTDVDERDARFCTGERTAEGFYRVEPGMGPVISRGLAFAPYADLLWVETGTPDLAQAREFAEAVKAEYPDKMLAYNCSPSFNWKAALDDDQIAKFQRELGAMGYRFQFITLAGFHALNHSMFQLAKGYAESGMTAYVDLQEAEFAAVPDGYTAVRHQREVGTGYFDQVSTALNPNAETLALSGSTEAEQFH from the coding sequence ATGACGCAGTCGGTTCGGCAGCAGCAGGAGCAGCAGGCGGCGCGGCTGGCCGCCCGGTGGGCGTCCGACCCGCGCTGGGCGGGCGTCGAGCGGACCTACACCGCCGCCGACGTGGTGCGGCTGTCCGGCACGGTGCGCGAGGAGCACACCCTGGCCCGGCGGGGCGCCGAGCGGCTGTGGCGGCAGCTGCACGAGCAGGACTACATCCACGCGCTCGGCGCGTTGACGGGCGGTCAGGCCGTGCAGATGGTGAAGGCCGGGCTGCAGGCGATCTACCTGTCGGGCTGGCAGGTGGCCGCCGACGCCAACCAGGCCGGGCAGACCTACCCGGACCAGAGCGTGTACCCCGCCAACTCCGTTCCCCAGGTGGTGCGCCGGATCAACAACGCGCTGCTGCGGGCCGACGAGATCGACGCCGCCGAGGGCAGTGACGGGCCGGACTGGCTGGTGCCGATCGTCGCGGACGCGGAGGCCGGCTTCGGCGGCCCGCTGAACGCCTTCGAGCTCACCAAGGGCATGATCGCGGCCGGCGCGGCCGGCATCCACTACGAGGACCAGCTCGCCTCCGAGAAGAAGTGCGGCCACCTCGGCGGCAAGGTGCTCGTGCCCACCGCCCAGCACGTCCGCACGCTCAACGCGGCCCGGCTGGCGGCCGACATCGCCGACGTGCCGACGCTGATCGTGGCCCGCACCGACGCGCTCGCCGCCAACCTGCTGACCACCGACGTGGACGAGCGCGACGCCCGGTTCTGCACCGGCGAGCGCACCGCCGAGGGCTTCTACCGGGTCGAGCCGGGCATGGGCCCGGTGATCTCCCGCGGGCTGGCCTTCGCCCCCTACGCGGACCTGCTCTGGGTGGAGACCGGCACCCCGGACCTGGCGCAGGCCCGCGAGTTCGCCGAGGCCGTCAAGGCCGAGTACCCGGACAAGATGCTCGCCTACAACTGCTCGCCCTCGTTCAACTGGAAGGCGGCCCTGGACGACGACCAGATCGCCAAGTTCCAGCGGGAGTTGGGAGCGATGGGCTACCGCTTCCAGTTCATCACACTGGCCGGCTTCCACGCGCTGAACCACTCGATGTTCCAGCTCGCCAAGGGCTACGCCGAGAGCGGCATGACGGCCTACGTCGACCTCCAGGAGGCCGAGTTCGCGGCCGTGCCGGACGGCTACACGGCGGTCAGGCACCAGCGCGAGGTCGGCACCGGCTACTTCGACCAGGTCAGCACCGCGCTCAACCCGAACGCCGAGACGCTCGCCCTGAGCGGCTCCACCGAGGCCGAGCAGTTCCACTGA
- a CDS encoding MFS transporter, with protein sequence MSRRRAWGAVAVVCAALFLLGLDFTVLNVAIPGLRADLGPTMAETQWIVDGYALALGGCVLAAGALGDRYGRRLAFTVGLVLCALASLAGAVGTSAAQLVAARCGMGLGAALFMPATLSTIVHVLPDPADRRRAIGVWAAVAGVGALFGPVVGGWLVGHYGWQAAFWLNVPVVALLLTAVPVLPESRDSRARPPDPAGALLSCAGLLALVWGVIEAPGYGWTSAEVLAAFAGALLLLTAFAWWQLRCPAPMVPVRLLGGGPVWPATLCLALMSFAMFGAMFLLTLYLQQVRGLSAQQAGVRMIPLSLGLAVGAVIGPMVARRLGARVPAAGGLLLIVAGFAQLGGLAAESGDGPVMVFEGVSGLGAGLLAPVATELVMSAVPTAMAGVGSALNDATRQVGSTLGVAVLGSVLATAVSGAPAGDVGAFTDGLGAASRVGGTVALAAAVLAWYRLPGRRPGPVPVLVPEPD encoded by the coding sequence GTGAGCAGGCGGCGGGCGTGGGGCGCGGTGGCCGTGGTCTGCGCCGCCCTGTTCCTGCTCGGGCTCGACTTCACGGTGCTGAACGTGGCGATCCCGGGACTGCGGGCCGACCTCGGCCCCACCATGGCCGAGACCCAGTGGATCGTGGACGGCTACGCGCTCGCGCTCGGCGGCTGCGTGCTGGCCGCCGGCGCCCTCGGCGACCGGTACGGCCGGCGGCTGGCGTTCACCGTCGGGCTCGTGCTGTGCGCGCTCGCCTCGCTGGCGGGCGCGGTCGGCACCAGTGCCGCCCAGCTGGTCGCCGCCCGCTGCGGCATGGGGCTCGGAGCGGCGCTGTTCATGCCCGCCACGCTCTCCACCATCGTGCACGTGCTGCCCGACCCGGCGGACCGGCGGCGGGCGATCGGAGTCTGGGCGGCGGTGGCCGGGGTCGGCGCGCTGTTCGGGCCGGTCGTCGGCGGCTGGCTGGTGGGGCACTACGGCTGGCAGGCGGCGTTCTGGCTGAACGTGCCGGTGGTGGCGCTCCTCCTGACGGCGGTGCCCGTGCTGCCCGAGTCGCGCGACTCCCGGGCGCGGCCGCCGGACCCTGCGGGTGCGCTGCTCTCCTGCGCAGGTCTGCTGGCGCTGGTGTGGGGAGTGATCGAGGCGCCCGGGTACGGCTGGACCAGCGCCGAGGTGCTCGCCGCGTTCGCCGGGGCGCTGCTGCTGCTCACGGCGTTCGCGTGGTGGCAGCTGCGCTGTCCGGCGCCGATGGTCCCGGTCCGGCTGCTGGGCGGTGGCCCGGTCTGGCCGGCGACACTCTGCCTGGCGCTGATGTCCTTCGCCATGTTCGGCGCGATGTTCCTGCTGACGCTCTATCTCCAGCAGGTGCGGGGCCTGTCGGCGCAGCAGGCGGGCGTGCGGATGATCCCGCTCTCGCTGGGGCTCGCGGTCGGTGCGGTGATCGGTCCGATGGTGGCGCGGCGGCTCGGTGCGCGCGTCCCGGCGGCCGGCGGCCTGCTGCTGATCGTCGCGGGCTTCGCTCAACTGGGCGGTCTGGCGGCCGAGTCCGGGGACGGGCCGGTGATGGTCTTCGAAGGGGTCAGCGGTCTCGGCGCCGGACTGCTCGCGCCGGTCGCCACCGAACTGGTGATGAGCGCGGTGCCCACCGCCATGGCCGGGGTCGGCTCGGCGCTCAACGACGCGACCAGGCAGGTCGGTTCGACGCTGGGTGTGGCCGTGCTGGGCTCCGTCCTGGCCACGGCGGTGAGCGGGGCGCCGGCCGGGGATGTCGGCGCTTTCACCGACGGGCTCGGCGCCGCCTCCCGGGTGGGCGGGACCGTCGCGCTGGCCGCGGCCGTCCTCGCCTGGTACCGGCTGCCCGGGCGCCGCCCGGGCCCCGTCCCCGTGCTCGTCCCCGAACCCGACTGA
- a CDS encoding short-chain fatty acyl-CoA regulator family protein translates to MGRTFAGARLRRLREDRGLSQAALARLLELSPSYLNQLEHDARPLTVPVLLRLTEAFGVDAGYFAPPDTARLTAELRDSLGEELAAGRVTPGDLDELATRLPAVARLLMDLGRSRRAVADQLAILAGDRGPAADTARTPHEQVREFFYRRQNYVHELDLSAEELARSIGLRRGGVRTVLAERLAAGHGVRLATGGERLHEYDPRTRVLRLSDRLRPGQQAFRMATQLAYLEHDALLGELAAQDSPEGSTAWSLTRIGLANHFAAALVLPYTVFHAEAEAARYDIEHLADHFGVGYETVCHRLSTLQRPRLRGVPFSFVRVDRAGNVSKRQSATDFHFSRTGGTCPLWNVYEAFAAPGRVHVQVAAMPDGRRYLWTARAVTRSPGGWGRPGKTFAIGLGCELRHAARLVYSAGLDLGDEGAATPIGLGCKVCERPACPQRAAPAIGRPLAVDEHTSTFVPYPVRVERADQFPL, encoded by the coding sequence ATGGGACGGACCTTCGCCGGCGCGCGCCTGCGCCGGCTGCGCGAGGACCGCGGGCTCAGCCAGGCGGCCCTGGCCCGGCTGCTCGAACTCTCGCCCAGCTACCTCAACCAGCTGGAGCACGACGCCCGCCCGCTCACCGTCCCGGTCCTGCTGCGGCTCACCGAGGCCTTCGGTGTGGACGCCGGCTACTTCGCCCCGCCGGACACCGCCCGGCTCACCGCCGAACTGCGCGACTCCCTCGGCGAGGAGCTCGCCGCCGGCCGCGTCACCCCCGGTGACCTGGACGAGCTCGCCACCCGGCTGCCCGCCGTGGCCCGGCTGTTGATGGACCTGGGCCGCAGCCGCCGGGCCGTCGCCGACCAGCTCGCAATCCTGGCCGGCGACCGGGGACCGGCGGCCGACACCGCCCGTACGCCGCACGAGCAGGTCCGCGAGTTCTTCTACCGGCGCCAGAACTACGTCCATGAACTCGACCTGTCGGCAGAGGAGTTGGCGAGATCCATCGGGCTGCGGCGAGGCGGGGTCAGGACGGTGCTGGCCGAACGGCTCGCGGCCGGGCACGGGGTCCGGCTGGCCACCGGGGGAGAGCGCCTGCACGAGTACGACCCGCGCACCCGGGTGCTCCGGCTGTCGGACCGGCTGCGGCCGGGCCAGCAGGCCTTCCGGATGGCCACCCAGCTGGCCTACCTGGAGCACGACGCCCTGCTCGGCGAACTCGCCGCGCAGGACAGCCCCGAGGGATCCACCGCCTGGTCGCTCACCCGGATCGGCCTGGCCAACCACTTCGCGGCCGCCCTGGTCCTGCCCTACACCGTCTTCCACGCCGAGGCGGAGGCGGCCCGCTACGACATCGAGCACCTCGCCGACCACTTCGGGGTCGGCTACGAGACGGTCTGCCACCGCCTCAGCACCCTCCAGCGGCCCCGGCTGCGCGGGGTGCCGTTCTCCTTCGTCCGGGTCGACCGGGCCGGCAACGTCTCCAAGCGCCAGTCCGCCACCGACTTCCACTTCTCCCGCACCGGCGGCACCTGCCCGCTCTGGAACGTCTACGAGGCCTTCGCCGCCCCCGGCCGGGTGCACGTCCAGGTCGCCGCCATGCCCGACGGGCGGCGCTACCTGTGGACCGCCCGCGCGGTGACCCGCTCGCCCGGCGGCTGGGGAAGGCCGGGCAAGACCTTCGCCATCGGGCTCGGCTGCGAACTGCGGCACGCCGCACGGCTGGTGTACTCCGCCGGCCTCGACCTCGGGGACGAGGGCGCGGCCACCCCGATCGGCCTCGGCTGCAAGGTCTGCGAACGCCCCGCCTGCCCCCAGCGCGCCGCGCCCGCCATCGGCCGGCCCCTGGCGGTCGACGAGCACACCAGCACCTTCGTCCCGTACCCGGTCCGTGTCGAACGTGCGGACCAGTTTCCCCTGTGA
- the aceB gene encoding malate synthase A has translation MTLTSRIEILGEPEERFDEILTPDALRFVVRLHDAFAGRRAALLAERGRRAAALAATGTLDFLPETRAVREDRTWRVAPTAPGLADRRVEITGPPERRMTVNALNSGAKVWLADFEDATAPTWHNLVSGQLNLLDAVERRIDDTTPEGKRYRIGDTPATIVVRPRGWHLDEAHLLIDGRPAVGALVDFGLYLFHCGTRQIERGSGPYFYLPKLENHLEARLWNEVFTFAQDELGIPYGTIRATVLIETVTAAFEMDEILYELREHAAGLNAGRWDYLFSLIKNFAGHGERFVLPDRATVTMTQPFMRAYTDLLVRTCHRRGAHAIGGMAAAIPSRDPAANEAALAKVRLDKEREAGDGFDGSWVAHPGLVATCREVFDGVLGSRPHQLDRSREDVEVGAADLLAVQRLSVGLPTGEGVRSNVAVALRYLTAWLGGSGAVAVFGLMEDVATAEIARCQLWQWQHHCSRLTGGSLVTADVVRRLIDTERAALLAEGADPALVDDAVRILVETALGAELPAFLTTEAYARHLVRVRTAA, from the coding sequence ATGACCCTGACCAGCCGTATCGAGATCCTCGGTGAGCCCGAGGAGCGGTTCGACGAGATCCTCACCCCCGACGCCCTGCGCTTCGTGGTGCGCCTGCACGACGCCTTCGCCGGACGCCGCGCCGCGCTCCTCGCGGAGCGTGGCCGCCGCGCGGCCGCCCTGGCCGCCACAGGCACCCTCGACTTCCTCCCGGAGACCCGCGCCGTCCGGGAGGACCGCACCTGGCGGGTCGCGCCGACTGCGCCCGGCCTGGCCGACCGCCGGGTGGAGATCACCGGACCGCCCGAGCGCCGGATGACCGTCAACGCGCTCAACTCCGGGGCGAAGGTGTGGCTGGCGGACTTCGAGGACGCCACCGCCCCCACCTGGCACAACCTCGTCTCGGGCCAGCTCAACCTGCTGGACGCGGTCGAGCGCCGGATCGACGACACCACCCCGGAGGGGAAGCGCTACCGGATCGGGGACACGCCCGCGACCATCGTGGTCCGCCCGCGCGGCTGGCACCTGGACGAGGCCCACCTGCTGATCGACGGCCGCCCGGCGGTCGGTGCCCTGGTCGACTTCGGCCTGTACCTGTTCCACTGCGGCACGCGGCAGATCGAACGGGGCAGCGGCCCGTACTTCTACCTGCCCAAGCTGGAGAACCACCTCGAAGCGCGCCTGTGGAACGAGGTGTTCACCTTCGCTCAGGACGAACTCGGCATCCCGTACGGCACGATCCGCGCCACCGTCCTGATCGAGACCGTCACCGCCGCGTTCGAGATGGACGAGATCCTCTACGAGCTGCGCGAGCACGCCGCCGGCCTCAACGCCGGCCGCTGGGACTACCTGTTCAGCCTGATCAAGAACTTCGCCGGACACGGCGAGCGGTTCGTCCTGCCCGACCGCGCCACCGTCACCATGACCCAGCCGTTCATGCGCGCGTACACCGACCTGCTGGTGCGCACCTGCCACCGGCGCGGCGCCCACGCCATCGGCGGCATGGCGGCCGCCATCCCCAGCAGGGACCCGGCCGCCAACGAGGCCGCGCTCGCCAAGGTCCGGCTCGACAAGGAGCGCGAGGCCGGCGACGGGTTCGACGGCTCCTGGGTCGCCCACCCCGGCCTGGTCGCCACCTGCCGGGAGGTCTTCGACGGCGTGCTGGGAAGTCGTCCGCACCAGCTCGACCGGAGCCGCGAGGACGTCGAGGTCGGCGCCGCCGACCTGCTCGCCGTCCAGCGCCTGTCCGTCGGCCTGCCGACCGGCGAGGGCGTGCGCTCCAACGTGGCGGTGGCACTGCGCTACCTGACCGCCTGGCTCGGCGGCTCCGGCGCGGTCGCCGTCTTCGGACTGATGGAGGACGTCGCCACCGCCGAGATCGCCCGCTGCCAGCTCTGGCAGTGGCAGCACCACTGCTCCCGGCTCACCGGCGGCTCGCTCGTCACTGCGGACGTGGTGCGGCGGCTGATCGACACCGAGCGGGCCGCCCTGCTCGCCGAGGGCGCCGACCCGGCCCTGGTCGACGACGCCGTCCGGATCCTGGTGGAGACCGCGCTCGGTGCGGAGCTGCCCGCCTTCCTCACCACCGAGGCCTACGCCCGCCACCTGGTCCGCGTCCGCACCGCGGCCTGA
- a CDS encoding acyl carrier protein has protein sequence MSETYEILRDCLVTEFDVPPGLVRPEAVLSGLDLDSLALVELSLMVEERLGVTVTDIGPDRTLGELAALADADRAAGAVS, from the coding sequence ATGTCCGAGACGTACGAGATCCTCCGCGACTGCCTCGTCACGGAGTTCGACGTTCCGCCCGGCCTCGTCCGGCCGGAAGCCGTCCTGTCCGGCCTGGACCTGGACAGTCTCGCCCTGGTCGAGCTCTCCCTGATGGTGGAGGAGCGGCTCGGCGTCACCGTGACCGACATCGGGCCCGACCGCACCCTCGGCGAGCTGGCCGCCCTGGCCGACGCAGACCGGGCGGCGGGCGCGGTCAGTTGA